One Ictalurus furcatus strain D&B chromosome 21, Billie_1.0, whole genome shotgun sequence genomic region harbors:
- the nucks1a gene encoding nuclear ubiquitous casein and cyclin-dependent kinase substrate 1a yields the protein MSRPVRNRKVVNYSQFNESDDADEYERGADKPKKMRAAPREIKHKKSKNSQEESEDSDDKLSKPKNDSADDFGSEEENDFGAEEEEDEDGGSDYEAKKGKKGKKGKVEKPSRRSLKRKRDSDESDEDKEVSRKPRQVRQAASKAASKQREILLGDRGSEDEEKDEDEHAYVDQESGSDEDFMVDDDDDSDYGHSKKKGKKVSQRGRKVEKKEKKSPKPRLKATVTPSPMKGKGKGRPSAAKALEKSSPKEEEEPESPPEDEEEDEVEKKSSPPPSAKKKKNTPDDEEDEEEEDGSEEDAPSGED from the exons ATGTCAAGACCAGTGAG GAACAGAAAGGTGGTGAATTATTCACAGTTCAACGAATCTGATGATGCAG ATGAGTACGAGCGAGGCGCGGACAAGCCCAAGAAGATGCGCGCAGCGCCGCGTGAAATCAAGCACAAAAAGTCCAAGAACTCACAGGAGGAAAG tgAGGACTCCGATGACAAACTCTCCAAACCTAAAAACGATTCAGCAG ATGATTTCGGGAGCGAGGAAGAGAACGACTTTGGggcagaagaggaggaggacgaaGACGGAGGAAGCGATTATGAAGCCAAAAAGGGGAAGAAGGGGAAGAAGGGCAAAGTGGAGAAGCCTAGTAGAAGGTCACTGAAGAGGAAACGGGATTCAG ATGAGAGCGATGAGGATAAGGAGGTGAGCCGGAAGCCCAGGCAGGTGAGACAAGCCGCCTCCAAGGCTGCCTCCAAACAGAGAGAGATCCTGCTCGGGGACCGAGGGAGCGAGGACGAGGAAAAAGACGAAGATGAGCACGCCTACGTGGACC AAGAGTCCGGTAGTGACGAGGACTTCATGGtggacgacgacgacgacagCGACTACGGCCATTCCAAAAAGAAGGGCAAGAAAGTGAGCCAGAGAGGACGCAAGGtggaaaagaaggagaagaaatcCCCCAAACCCAGACTAAAGGCCACGG TCACCCCGAGCCCCATGAAGGGAAAGGGCAAAGGTCGCCCAAGTGCGGCGAAGGCCCTGGAGAAGTCCTCGCctaaagaggaggaggagcccGAGAGTCCACcagaggacgaggaggaggacgaggtgGAGAAGAAGAGCTCGCCGCCACCATCagccaaaaagaagaaaaacacccccGATGACGAGGAagacgaggaagaggaggacgGTTCAGAAGAAGACGCACCGTCTGGGGAAGATTAG